A genomic window from Solanum dulcamara chromosome 11, daSolDulc1.2, whole genome shotgun sequence includes:
- the LOC129875043 gene encoding uncharacterized protein LOC129875043: MNVIGKGVRSIHTAVDSPRLTRFALQPPKFVEVEFENGSLYKLSAEYLRIYSPAVDSKIRSICGEKVISGRRHVGIMSAEPIGNYGVRLLFDDLHKTGIFTWDYFYHLGSNKFTLMRNYIRILKKHGLSRDPPRRR; encoded by the exons ATGAATGTGATCGGGAAAGGTGTTCGAAGCATACACACCGCAGTTGACTCTCCACGACTCACAAGATTTGCTCTTCAACCTCCTAAATTT GTAGAGGTGGAGTTTGAAAACGGCAGTCTGTATAAGTTGTCAGCTGAGTATTTGAGAATATACAGTCCCGCTGTTGATAGTAAGATCAGATCAATTTGCGGCGAGAAG GTCATATCTGGTAGGCGTCATGTAGGAATTATGTCTGCAGAACCTATTGGAAATTATGGAGTGAG GTTATTATTTGATGACTTACATAAGACTGGTATCTTTACATGGGACTACTTCTACCATCTTGGAAGTAACAAATTCACCCTCATGAGAAATTACATCAGAATTCTGAAGAAACATGGACTAAGCCGGGATCCACCTAGACGAAGATGA
- the LOC129874225 gene encoding putative E3 ubiquitin-protein ligase RING1a — MVNEAGNNGDNKVEGLFSPKFRSVAAMAGWDEEALLIASLVVEDTPDRLPKQKKRSDLLHFKTPPTNSRRKRRAQKRSPASITATVLDLDEDDTAKQESEKKEEAESTSIEKLDKKGAEASEEQGCSVSSSSKKIESKSIEKAETKVAEASEEQGCSISSSSAAAFPSIDRLREELCCAICLEICFEPSTTPCGHSFCKKCLRSAADKCGKKCPKCRQLISNGRSCTVNTVLWNTIQLLFPKEVETRKAAADLSGREAKRQSPVRAVATHSNITSSRTTRVLLLNSPESGPSSQERRNSRAMRRQSARASGMPSRNRDNSSRRVLPIQDEDAALALRLQRDEFMESFRTRSSADEQYRSSLALARANLRAMASRAINIRVRGSRGS; from the exons ATGGTGAACGAAGCAGGGAATAATGGAGACAACAAAGTTGAAGGATTGTTCAGCCCCAAGTTCCGATCGGTGGCTGCTATGGCTGGTTGGGATGAAGAGGCTCTTCTCATTGCCAGTCTTGTTGTCGAAGACACCCCCGATCGTCTTCCTAAACAAAAGAAACGTTCTGATTTGCTGCATTTCAAGACTCCCCCAACAAATTCAAGAAG GAAAAGAAGGGCTCAGAAGAGGAGCCCTGCATCCATAACTGCGACTGTTCTTGATCTCGACGAAGATGACACTGCAAAGCAAG AAAGCGAGAAAAAGGAGGAGGCTGAATCAACATCCATTGAGAAATTAGACAAGAAAGGAGCTGAGGCATCGGAAGAACAGGGCTGTTCTGTTTCATCTTCTAGTAAGAAGATAGAATCAAAATCCATTGAGAAAGCAGAAACGAAAGTAGCTGAAGCATCGGAGGAACAGGGGTgttctatttcttcttcttctgcagCAGCATTTCCCTCCATTGATCGACTTCGTGAAGAGCTTTGTTGCGCT ATTTGTTTGGAGATCTGTTTCGAACCGAGTACCACTCCTTGTGGTCACAG TTTCTGTAAGAAGTGCTTGCGATCCGCTGCTGATAAATGTGGAAAGAAATGTCCCAAGTGCAGGCAGCTTATCAG CAATGGTAGATCATGCACTGTAAACACAGTACTTTGGAATACAATTCAACTGTTGTTTCCCAAAGAAGTAGAAACAAGAAAAGCAGCTGCAGATTTGAGTGGTAGAGAAGCTAAACGTCAAAGTCCAGTAAGAGCTGTTGCTACTCATTCTAACATCACTAGCAGCAGAACGACAAGAGTCCTGCTACTTAACAGTCCAGAATCTGGTCCTAGTAGTCAAGAAAGAAGAAATTCTCGCGCCATGAGAAGACAAAGTGCCCGAGCTTCTGGAATGCCAAGCAGAAATCGAGACAATAGCTCGAGGAGGGTGTTACCAATCCAGGACGAGGATGCTGCATTGGCGCTAAGATTGCAGAGAGATGAGTTCATGGAATCCTTCAGGACAAGAAGTTCTGCTGATGAGCAGTACAGGAGCTCCCTTGCTCTAGCCAGAGCAAATTTGAGGGCTATGGCATCAAGAGCCATTAACATTCGTGTTAGAGGAAGCCGTGGATcataa
- the LOC129874066 gene encoding transcription factor MYB20-like, whose product MGRQPCCDRVGLKKGPWTIEEDHKLVHFIFNNGIQCWRNVPKLAGLQRCGKSCRLRWINYLRPDLKRGALSEAEEDQIIELHARLGNRWSKIASYFPGRTDNEIKNYWNTRIKKRLQLKGIDPLTHQAIDKEKYQHEPDDKTELLSRTETYDKRNETENFIENANDISLPDNAYHNMLSENINVDLWNKSCKTISTCYSPSISLEAEESINFSTTSTATESSSNVAAPAEEQESIQQWMDSIFSSAVNQLEEDLFFLRKYN is encoded by the exons ATGGGAAGGCAACCTTGTTGTGATAGAGTTGGATTGAAGAAAGGTCCATGGACTATAGAAGAAGACCATAAGCTTGtccattttattttcaataaCGGCATTCAGTGTTGGCGAAATGTTCCCAAGCTTGCAG GCTTGCAAAGATGCGGAAAAAGTTGTAGACTGAGATGGATTAATTATCTGAGACCTGATTTGAAAAGAGGTGCGCTATCTGAAGCAGAAGAGGATCAGATTATAGAGCTTCATGCTCGTCTTGGTAACAG gtGGTCTAAGATAGCATCGTATTTTCCAGGGAGGACAGACAATGAGATCAAGAATTATTGGAACACTCGGATTAAGAAGAGATTACAGCTTAAGGGAATAGACCCTTTAACTCACCAAGCAATTGACAAGGAAAAATACCAACATGAACCAGATGATAAAACAGAGTTGTTGTCAAGAACAGAGACATAtgataaaagaaatgaaacagaGAACTTCATTGAAAATGCTAATGATATTTCACTGCCAGACAATGCATACCACAATATGTTGAGTGAAAATATTAATGTGGACTTATGGAACAAAAGTTGTAAAACTATATCCACTTGTTATAGCCCTTCAATTTCTTTGGAAGCTGAAGAATCTATCAatttctcaacaacatcaactgCAACTGAATCATCAAGTAATGTAGCTGCACCCGCGGAAGAACAAGAGTCTATACAACAATGGATGGATTCGATTTTCTCAAGTGCTGTAAATCAACTAGAAGAGGACCTGTTCTTCTTGAGAAAGTACAATTAA
- the LOC129874485 gene encoding uncharacterized protein LOC129874485 isoform X2, with product MEDSACLIHAFSYASAIPNEVKQGNPVHALGESISFGRFVSESLDWEKWSTFSHKRYVEEAERYAKPGSVAQKKAFFEAHYKKIAAQKAAALLEQANQENPNSEITKNSAPDSASLVKPRVEANQEEVHENPDSLTTDSVVKVDVEETENEAPVEGPGTPEATEKEPSNQIENGETQETISGSEISETSHTEKPLLKIESSSSKLEDDAASVTSKKKSAFSSFKSAVYSKKSRVPPLPTRHNIPLDVDKENNFTPITTNSNLDLMNEMRSTPKSLSKLINFTPAKEPHKIPPPPPFLKKESSKVAPTTSKASKKCATPLKTPMATSNGASDCPMTTPSSESRRIKTPIHPSASGSRTAGPKWNILSSVSKSFTAYRNKLQSPTLSTPFPLRTEERAARRKQKLEDKFNAKEEKKVQQQTTLKEKAGTELRKLRQSFCFKARPLPDFYKETETTKDHIKKMPVPQSQLPKRGRMPYPSSKQGLVSKPASASLTKNDSCNNPRKQTSRSIVVSY from the exons ATGGAAGATTCAGCTTGTCTTATACATGCTTTCTCTTATGCTTCTGCTATACCCAATGAAGTAAAACAG GGGAATCCAGTGCATGCACTTGGGGAGTCAATTTCTTTTGGGAGATTTGTATCTGAGTCATTGGATTGGGAAAAATGGTCAACTTTTTCTCATAAAAGATATGTAGAGGAGGCTGAGAGGTATGCTAAGCCAGGCTCTGTTGCCCAGAAAAAAGCGTTCTTTGAAGCTCATTACAAGAAAATTGCTGCCCAAAAGGCTGCAGCTTTGCTTGAACAAGCCAATCAAGAAAACCCCAATTCTGAAATCACCAAGAATTCAGCCCCTGATTCTGCTTCGCTTGTAAAACCCCGTGTAGAAGCTAATCAAGAAGAGGTCCATGAAAACCCTGATTCACTAACAACAGATTCCGTAGTTAAGGTTGATGTGGAGGAGACAGAAAATGAGGCCCCAGTGGAGGGTCCTGGTACTCCTGAAGCTACAGAGAAAGAACCATCAAACCAAATTGAGAATGGTGAAACCCAAGAAACAATTTCAGGATCTGAGATTAGTGAAACATCTCATACTGAGAAGCCTTTGCTGAAAATTGAG AGCTCCAGCTCTAAACTTGAGGATGATGCTGCATCAGTGACAAGCAAGAAAAAATCTGCTTTTTCTTCATTCAAATCAGCAGTCTACTCTAAAAAATCTAGAGTTCCACCTTTGCCTACGAGGCATAACATTCCTCTTGATGTTGATAAAGAGAACAATTTTACTCCAATCACAACTAATTCTAATTTGGACTTGATGAATGAAATGAGATCAACCCCAAAATCTTTGAGCAAGTTGATCAACTTTACTCCTGCCAAAGAGCCACACAAGATACCTCCTCCACCTCCCTTCCTCAAGAAGGAAAGTTCAAAGGTTGCTCCCACTACTAGCAAGGCATCTAAGAAGTGTGCAACTCCTCTTAAGACTCCTATG GCAACATCAAATGGTGCGTCAGATTGTCCCATGACAACGCCATCTTCAGAAAGCAGAAG GATTAAAACACCAATTCATCCCTCAGCTTCAGGAAGTAGAACAGCAGGGCCTAAATGGAACATTTTGTCTTCTGT TTCCAAGTCTTTCACAGCCTACCGAAACAAATTACAATCACCAACTTTATCCACTCCTTTCCCTTTGAGGACAGAAGAAAGAGCTGCACGAAGGAAACAG AAGCTTGAAGATAAATTCAATGccaaggaggaaaagaaagttcAACAACAAACCACATTAAAG GAGAAAGCAGGAACGGAGCTTAGGAAACTTCGTCAAAGCTTTTGCTTCAAAGCTCGCCCCCTGCCTGATTTCTACAAGGAAACAGAAACAACAAAAGATCATATAAAAAAG ATGCCAGTACCACAATCTCAATTGCCCAAACGTGGAAGAATGCCATATCCCAGCTCAAAGCAAGGCTTAGTCTCGAAGCCAGCTTCTGCATCTTTGACGAAGAATGACTCTTGCAACAATCCAAGAAAGCAGACTAGTAGGAGTATAGTAGTGTCTTATTAG
- the LOC129874988 gene encoding succinate dehydrogenase [ubiquinone] iron-sulfur subunit 2, mitochondrial-like yields MATGLIRRAISRVQSSSPAARLLVARAHASDAKAQQVESNPNLKSFQIYRWTPDNPGKPELKEYKIDLNECGPMVLDALIKIKNEIDPTLTFRRSCREGICGSCAMNIDGCNGLACLTKISSDSESMITPLPHMFVIKDLVVDMTNFYNQYKSIEPWLKRKTPAPTPGKEIPQSKTDRAKLDGMYECILCACCSTSCPSYWWNPESYLGPAALLHANRWIMDSRDEYTQERLDAVNDEFKLYRCHTIMNCSRACPKGLNPAKHIQNIKKLEMTS; encoded by the exons ATGGCGACTGGTTTAATCCGACGAGCGATTTCTAGGGTTCAGTCATCATCACCGGCCGCGAGGCTACTCGTCGCCCGAGCTCACGCTTCGGATGCCAAAGCGCAGCAGGTAGAATCTAATCCTAATCTCAAGTCATTTCAAATTTACCGATGGACTCCAGACAATCCAGGGAAACCTGAACTCAAAGAATACAAAATCGATCTGAACGAATGCGGACCTATGGTCTTAGATGCGctaatcaaaatcaaaaatgaAATCGACCCTACACTTACCTTCAGGAGATCCTGCAGAGAAGGGATCTGTGGGTCCTGTGCTATGAACATCGACGGATGTAACGGACTTGCTTGTTTGACAAAGATCTCGTCGGATTCTGAATCGATGATTACGCCGTTGCCACATATGTTTGTCATTAAGGATCTGGTGGTGGATATGACTAATTTCTATAATCAGTACAAGTCGATTGAGCCTTGGCTTAAGAGGAAGACACCTGCACCAACGCCTGGGAAGGAGATACCGCAGAGCAAGACCGATAGGGCTAAGTTGGATGGGATGTATGAGTGTATTCTCTGTGCTTGCTGTAGCACATCGTGTCCTAGCTACTGGTGGAATCCCGAGTCTTATCTTGGTCCCGCTGCACTCCTCCATGCCAACAG ATGGATTATGGATAGCCGTGATGAATATACTCAGGAGCGCCTGGATGCAGTTAATGATGAATTCAAGCTTTATCGCTGCCATACTATTATGAACTGTTCTCGTGCTTGCCCAAAGGGATTAAATCCTGCGAAGCATATTCAGAACATCAAGAAGCTGGAGATGACATCTTGA
- the LOC129874987 gene encoding uncharacterized protein LOC129874987, with amino-acid sequence MSSAASSISVVASSSLRAMAAEIVRRSLKASHFSFFRTLTSFQTRSFSNLAASVQPESDGPSSSFTFSAGDGESNSQRKTETDDNIFIKGPKKDSSSKEAESVTMPMSFMTGSIVGKRFYQKVTTREAEDGNGWSVMLDYRTLKTPSKRPLKCPTLALAKAIAAEWEYQEADGIRPFTMPLMKLSCTALERVPLTRHKIIEHLMKKFPQDLVFCRAPGDNDLTSGVLERQVEKIDPLLKWVESEFGFKPTVHTSFFGGKQDGGLVSAIESILKKTDNCELATIDAIASAAHSLVIALGIFRGRLGIEEAIELIRLEEDLQVDSWGLVEGGHDVDIADLRVQIASAVVFLGLTRRV; translated from the exons ATGTCTTCAGCTGCATCGAGCATCTCTGTAGTAGCTTCGTCTTCTCTCCGAGCTATGGCGGCTGAAATCGTGAGAAGAAGTCTTAAAGCATCACACTTTTCCTTCTTTAGAACCCTAACCTCTTTCCAAACTCGTAGTTTCAGTAACTTGGCAGCCTCTGTACAACCTGAATCTGATGGTCCATCTTCATCATTCACTTTCTCCGCGGGCGATGGAGAATCCAATTCTCAGAGGAAAACAGAAACCGATGATAATATCTTCATAAAGGGTCCCAAGAAGGATTCTTCGTCAAAAGAAGCGGAATCTGTGACGATGCCTATGTCCTTCATGACTGGATCAATTGTGGGCAAGAGGTTTTATCAGAAAGTGACGACTAGAGAGGCTGAAGATGGGAATGGTTGGAGTGTTATGCTTGATTACCGTACACTTAAAACCCCTTCTAAGCGCCCTCTCAAATGCCCCACTCTTGCTCTTGCTAAGGCTATTGCTGCTGAATGGGAATACCAG GAAGCAGATGGGATCAGGCCCTTTACTATGCCATTAATGAAACTTTCATGTACTGCACTAGAAAGAGTTCCACTGACGCGTCACAAGATAATTGAACATTTGATGAAGAAATTCCCTCAAGATTTAGTATTCTGTCGTGCTCCAGGGGATAATGATCTGACAAGCGGAGTTCTCG AGCGTCAAGTGGAGAAAATTGATCCTCTTCTTAAGTGGGTAGAGTCAGAATTTGGCTTCAAACCCACTGTGCACACCAGTTTTTTTGGTGGCAAGCAAGATGGCGGTCTTGTTAGTGCGATTGAAAGCATTCTCAAGAAAACAGATAATTGTGAACTGGCAACAATTGATGCAATTGCTTCAGCTGCACATTCGTTAGTCATTGCACTTGGAATTTTCCGTGGTAGATTGGGGATTGAGGAGGCTATTGAGTTGATTAGGCTTGAGGAAGATTTGCAG GTTGACAGTTGGGGTCTTGTCGAAGGCGGTCATGATGTTGATATTGCAGATTTAAGAGTTCAGATTGCTTCTGCTGTGGTGTTCCTTGGACTTACAAGGAGGGTATAA
- the LOC129873531 gene encoding uncharacterized protein LOC129873531: MRREGRQHGMVRTYPILPSPWNPRPEPRYNNKSNSPPTAGLFTKVPTKPSNHSKFTGKCGRPRCTSCHIHPAGKSKDKTKGTQKLKGCGDVVSLVTWRVVDAKPGLSFSGFSATGILDHLDSDYSYYMDHDDHEIYYDTADEGYGDEELVVDSDWSPATGVEIEEIEDNDEEKMSFCEVGFVWENVEEDEDWCVVEGI; the protein is encoded by the coding sequence ATGAGGAGAGAAGGTCGCCAGCACGGGATGGTCCGTACTTACCCAATTTTACCCTCCCCATGGAACCCAAGACCCGAGCCCAGGTACAACAACAAGTCCAATTCACCACCAACCGCTGGACTTTTCACAAAGGTCCCAACTAAGCCCAGTAACCATTCCAAGTTCACCGGCAAGTGCGGTAGGCCAAGGTGCACCAGCTGCCATATTCATCCTGCTGGAAAATCCAAAGACAAAACTAAGGGAACACAAAAGTTAAAGGGATGCGGCGACGTTGTTTCGTTGGTTACTTGGAGAGTTGTTGATGCTAAGCCTGGGTTGAGTTTTTCTGGGTTTTCAGCTACTGGGATTTTGGATCATTTGGATAGTGATTATTCTTATTACATGGATcatgatgatcatgaaatttactaCGATACCGCCGATGAAGGTTACGGCGATGAGGAATTGGTAGTTGACTCCGATTGGTCGCCGGCAACCGGCGTTGAGATTGAGGAGATTGAAGATAATGATGAAGAAAAAATGAGTTTCTGTGAAGTGGGATTTGTGTGGGAAAatgttgaagaagatgaagattgGTGTGTTGTGGAAGGAATCTAA
- the LOC129874029 gene encoding cystinosin homolog, producing MASWNSLPLEVLYNVLGWVAFVSWSISFYPQVILNFRRKSVVGLNFDFVVLNLTKHSSYLIYNASMFFSSAVQRQYHHRYGNNEMIPVAANDVAFSTHAVLLTAFTLFQIFIYDRGNQKVSKTAIAVVSVAWLSVAVCVFVGIPKHSWLWLVSCFNALQVAMTVTKYIPQAIMNFRRKSTIGFSIGNVLLDLFGGLTNYGQMAVQSIDQNSWVNFYGNIGKTLLSLVSIFFDILFIVQHYVLYPSRKEVASPKFDVEEQRDIEGR from the exons atggctTCTTGGAATTCACTTCCGCTGGAAGTGTTGTACAATGTTTTGGGATGGGTTGCATTTGTGTCGTGGTCCATTAGCTTTTATCCTCAAGTCATTTTGAATTTCCGTAGGAAAAG tgtGGTGggattgaattttgatttcGTGGTGTTGAATTTGACGAAGCACTCGTCTTATCTCATCTACAATGCTTCCATGTTCTTCAGTTCTGCTGTTCAAAGGCAATACCATCATCGATATGGCAATAATGAG ATGATACCTGTAGCTGCCAATGATGTGGCTTTTTCTACTCATGCTGTTCTTTTAACAGCCTTTACCTTGTTTCAGATTTTTATATATGAT CGCGGAAATCAGAAAGTCTCGAAAACTGCAATAGCAGTTGTATCTGTTGCTTGGTTAAGTGTTGCAGTTTGTGTGTTTGTGGGTATCCCTAAGCATTCCTGGCTATGGCTAGTGTCCTGTTTCAA CGCATTGCAGGTTGCTATGACAGTAACCAAGTACATTCCCCAG GCTATTATGAACTTCCGTCGAAAGAGCACGATTGGTTTTAGTATTGGCAACGTTTTGCTGGATTTGTTTGGAGGTTTAACGAATTACGGGCAGATGGCAGTGCAATCTATAGATCAAA ATTCCTGGGTGAATTTTTATGGAAACATCGGCAAGACTTTGTTGTCACTG GTGTCGATATTCTTTGACATTCTCTTCATTGTGCAACATTATGTGCTATATCCTTCAAGGAAAGAAGTTGCTTCTCCTAAATTTGATGTG GAGGAACAGAGGGACATTGAGGGACGCTGA
- the LOC129874224 gene encoding glycosyltransferase family 92 protein RCOM_0530710-like — protein sequence MAQIPFFGIKHHRKKRAVSAAVQIPRKSFLWCTLLLFCCAAITFSSLRFFFRGFHPWRPEATTALASVKQNISVIETVEFPDEAVVFLKTPPSTPLFTKYDLYCLYLNPDSYQSPESVENDELLGQQLVRCPLIKPRGVLTSLSVKPTGYTFSIGPSRRWNSLAYEAMIDRDNTTIVFVKGFNLRGGKLSNASKFKCVYGWDVKNPKFVLQSDVVSVAQEVVRCYTPMSILNNPQRFIDISNMNQPIKVSVRMIGKEPLESIASPKHRLELNLPGQKQHHMCVCTMLRNQASFLKEWIMYHTRIGVQRWFIYDNNSLDDIDDVIKVLSMDGNINVTRHIWPWIKTQEAGFAHCALRARDVCEWVGFMDVDEFFHLPTGLSLLDILRDQSKSKVAELRVSCHNFGPSGLKNLPTQGVTMGYNCRMIAPERHKSIVKPEALNSTLINVVHHFHLKSEFRYANMDRNVLVINHYKYQVWNVFKQKFYRRVATYVSDWQQDKNVGSKDRAPGLGTRAVEPPDWSSRFCEVIDTGLKDRVAEMFTNPNTGKLPWQNH from the exons ATGGCTCAAATTCCTTTCTTTGGAATCAAGCATCATCGTAAGAAACGTGCCGTTTCCGCAGCAGTTCAAATTCCGAGGAAATCTTTCTTATGGTgtactcttcttcttttctgttGTGCTGCCAttactttttcttctcttcGTTTCTTCTTTCGAG GGTTTCATCCATGGCGGCCGGAGGCAACTACGGCCCTAGCCAGTGTTAAACAGAACATCTCAGTTATAGAAACCGTCGAATTCCCGGACGAGGCTGTTGTTTTCCTAAAAACCCCTCCTTCAACTCCCTTATTCACCAAATATGACCTATACTGCCTCTACCTTAATCCTGACTCTTATCAATCTCCTGAATCAGTTGAAAACGATGAATTATTGGGCCAACAGCTTGTTCGTTGTCCCCTGATTAAGCCACGTGGAGTGCTGACGTCACTTTCCGTCAAGCCCACCGGTTACACCTTCTCAATTGGTCCATCACGCCGGTGGAATTCGTTGGCCTATGAGGCGATGATCGATCGCGATAACACGACCATCGTGTTTGTCAAAGGGTTTAATCTTCGTGGTGGAAAACTATCGAACGCTTCAAAATTCAAGTGTGTTTATGGTTGGGATGTTAAGAATCCCAAATTCGTGTTACAATCAGATGTTGTATCCGTTGCTCAAGAAGTTGTTCGATGTTATACCCCAATGAGCATACTTAATAATCCACAGAGGTTTATTGATATTAGTAACATGAATCAGCCCATTAAGGTTTCTGTTAGAATGATTGGTAAGGAGCCTTTAGAGTCCATAGCGAGTCCTAAACACCGTCTGGAGCTTAACTTGCCAGGTCAAAAACAGCACCATATGTGTGTCTGCACAATGTTAAGAAACCAGGCCAGCTTCTTGAAAGAGTGGATCATGTACCATACTAGAATCGGAGTACAACGTTGGTTTATATATGATAATAACAGCTTGGATGATATTGATGATGTCATTAAGGTATTATCGATGGATGGGAACATAAATGTGACCCGACATATTTGGCCTTGGATCAAGACTCAAGAGGCAGGTTTTGCTCATTGTGCATTACGAGCTAGGGATGTGTGTGAGTGGGTTGGTTTTATGGATGTCGATGAGTTCTTCCACTTGCCTACTGGTTTGTCATTGCTTGACATATTAAGAGACCAATCAAAGAGTAAAGTTGCTGAGTTGCGGGTGTCATGTCATAATTTTGGACCATCCGGTCTCAAAAATCTCCCGACACAAGGGGTCACCATGGGGTACAATTGCAGGATGATTGCACCTGAGAGGCACAAGAGTATAGTGAAACCGGAAGCATTGAATTCAACACTAATCAATGTGGTTCACCATTTTCATTTGAAGTCTGAGTTTAGGTATGCCAATATGGATAGAAATGTGCTGGTGATTAACCATTACAAGTATCAAGTTTGGAATGTGTTCAAGCAGAAGTTCTACAGGAGGGTGGCTACTTATGTTTCTGATTGGCAACAGGACAAAAATGTTGGGTCCAAGGATCGTGCCCCGGGATTAGGGACACGAGCTGTTGAACCACCAGATTGGTCTAGTCGGTTTTGTGAAGTTATTGACACTGGCCTTAAGGATCGAGTAGCAGAGATGTTCACCAACCCGAACACTGGCAAGTTACCCTGGCAAAATCACTGA
- the LOC129874485 gene encoding uncharacterized protein LOC129874485 isoform X1 yields the protein MEDSACLIHAFSYASAIPNEVKQGNPVHALGESISFGRFVSESLDWEKWSTFSHKRYVEEAERYAKPGSVAQKKAFFEAHYKKIAAQKAAALLEQANQENPNSEITKNSAPDSASLVKPRVEANQEEVHENPDSLTTDSVVKVDVEETENEAPVEGPGTPEATEKEPSNQIENGETQETISGSEISETSHTEKPLLKIEQSSSSKLEDDAASVTSKKKSAFSSFKSAVYSKKSRVPPLPTRHNIPLDVDKENNFTPITTNSNLDLMNEMRSTPKSLSKLINFTPAKEPHKIPPPPPFLKKESSKVAPTTSKASKKCATPLKTPMATSNGASDCPMTTPSSESRRIKTPIHPSASGSRTAGPKWNILSSVSKSFTAYRNKLQSPTLSTPFPLRTEERAARRKQKLEDKFNAKEEKKVQQQTTLKEKAGTELRKLRQSFCFKARPLPDFYKETETTKDHIKKMPVPQSQLPKRGRMPYPSSKQGLVSKPASASLTKNDSCNNPRKQTSRSIVVSY from the exons ATGGAAGATTCAGCTTGTCTTATACATGCTTTCTCTTATGCTTCTGCTATACCCAATGAAGTAAAACAG GGGAATCCAGTGCATGCACTTGGGGAGTCAATTTCTTTTGGGAGATTTGTATCTGAGTCATTGGATTGGGAAAAATGGTCAACTTTTTCTCATAAAAGATATGTAGAGGAGGCTGAGAGGTATGCTAAGCCAGGCTCTGTTGCCCAGAAAAAAGCGTTCTTTGAAGCTCATTACAAGAAAATTGCTGCCCAAAAGGCTGCAGCTTTGCTTGAACAAGCCAATCAAGAAAACCCCAATTCTGAAATCACCAAGAATTCAGCCCCTGATTCTGCTTCGCTTGTAAAACCCCGTGTAGAAGCTAATCAAGAAGAGGTCCATGAAAACCCTGATTCACTAACAACAGATTCCGTAGTTAAGGTTGATGTGGAGGAGACAGAAAATGAGGCCCCAGTGGAGGGTCCTGGTACTCCTGAAGCTACAGAGAAAGAACCATCAAACCAAATTGAGAATGGTGAAACCCAAGAAACAATTTCAGGATCTGAGATTAGTGAAACATCTCATACTGAGAAGCCTTTGCTGAAAATTGAG CAGAGCTCCAGCTCTAAACTTGAGGATGATGCTGCATCAGTGACAAGCAAGAAAAAATCTGCTTTTTCTTCATTCAAATCAGCAGTCTACTCTAAAAAATCTAGAGTTCCACCTTTGCCTACGAGGCATAACATTCCTCTTGATGTTGATAAAGAGAACAATTTTACTCCAATCACAACTAATTCTAATTTGGACTTGATGAATGAAATGAGATCAACCCCAAAATCTTTGAGCAAGTTGATCAACTTTACTCCTGCCAAAGAGCCACACAAGATACCTCCTCCACCTCCCTTCCTCAAGAAGGAAAGTTCAAAGGTTGCTCCCACTACTAGCAAGGCATCTAAGAAGTGTGCAACTCCTCTTAAGACTCCTATG GCAACATCAAATGGTGCGTCAGATTGTCCCATGACAACGCCATCTTCAGAAAGCAGAAG GATTAAAACACCAATTCATCCCTCAGCTTCAGGAAGTAGAACAGCAGGGCCTAAATGGAACATTTTGTCTTCTGT TTCCAAGTCTTTCACAGCCTACCGAAACAAATTACAATCACCAACTTTATCCACTCCTTTCCCTTTGAGGACAGAAGAAAGAGCTGCACGAAGGAAACAG AAGCTTGAAGATAAATTCAATGccaaggaggaaaagaaagttcAACAACAAACCACATTAAAG GAGAAAGCAGGAACGGAGCTTAGGAAACTTCGTCAAAGCTTTTGCTTCAAAGCTCGCCCCCTGCCTGATTTCTACAAGGAAACAGAAACAACAAAAGATCATATAAAAAAG ATGCCAGTACCACAATCTCAATTGCCCAAACGTGGAAGAATGCCATATCCCAGCTCAAAGCAAGGCTTAGTCTCGAAGCCAGCTTCTGCATCTTTGACGAAGAATGACTCTTGCAACAATCCAAGAAAGCAGACTAGTAGGAGTATAGTAGTGTCTTATTAG